From the genome of Treponema peruense:
CAGGCTCAGACTTCTTTATAAACATGGAGGTTCCGGCAACAGGTGTAGACTGTGACGTAAGTTACAGAAGCTCAAACGGCTCTCTTTGTACGGCATGGGGAAATAATTCAGTTTGTACTCTTCACCCTGGAAGCGTGGGAGAAGGTCTTACTTCTGAATCTTGTGTTATTTATGCAACCCTTCAGACAAAAGGAGGCGTAAAACAGGCTGAAGCTCAGCTTTTGGTTAGCGTTACTAAAAAGGATGAGACAAGACCTTATATCGGACTTTCTCCAGATTCAACTTCTACAATCATTACCCTTAATAAAGATGAGGTCAGAAACCTTTCTGCAGTTGTATACGGAAACACATCTGACACAAACTCTGCAGGACTTAGATGGACTATAAATAACGGCAATGGAAACTTTATTGAGTTTACTGGAAAAACTGTTGAGAATGACTCAACAACTTCCATCGGAAGAGACGTTCAGATCCGTGCTTTAAATTCTGGAAAAACAACAATTACAATTACTCATGCAGATGAAAACGGACTTCCGATAAATCCGATGACCGTTTATGTAATTGTTACAGGTGTCTCAGAGCCTTCGGTTACATTGAACTTCTCAAAGCTTCCGGTTTATATCGGGGAAGATACTCAGATAATTCAGGCTACCGTGTTGAATGATACTGGTGAAGAGCTTGAATGGAAGGTTGTAAATAACTCAGACCCTGAAACCGAGCAAGATTACTTTACATTTACAAGTAAAGGTAATAAGGCGACTATTTTTGCCAAAAAGCCAGGCAATGCTACTGTTTACTGTACTATCCCTTCAAATAAATCTACTGCAAAATGTGAGGTAGAAATAAGGGAAGCAGAAAAACTTAATTTCTTTGTTTATGATGATGAATCTAATTATGAATATAAAGACGGAAAGCTTATAGACCATCGTGAAAAATATTACCTTACGACATTCCAGTTATATCCGGGAGAAACAAAGCCTGTTCACTGGGAAACAGTTCCTGCAAGCGACAAGGTAACACAGTGGTACAAAGGTGATAGCTCTTTCTTTGACATGAACCAGACAGGTGCAGGTTATTTTACAGAGTGGACCAATCCTCAGACTAACGAAACTTACCGTTATCCTGAAGGGGTGGGAACCATTGCAATAACTGGAAAACCAACTGAAGGAACAGCAGTTTTAACAGCAACTTCAGCTTCAAGACAGTCTGATTCAATATCAGTTACAAACTCTTACAACTATCTCTTTACTCTTGATAAATCCATGATTTCTACGACACCAAAACAGGTGCATGATAATGAAGAGCTTCTCTATGTTAATTATGAACTTCGTCCGGCATGTTCTAAAATCATCGTAACAAATTACGATGCAAAAAAATCATGGGGAAAGAATCTTTCAATGAAAGAGGGAACTTATTCTTCTTACAACGCAGAAGAAGGTCAATGGGTAATTGATACTCACACAATTACTACAGAAACCAATTCAACTGGTATTGTAAGGGGAACTTTGAAATTTATTGCAAACGGAGAGGTAAACTGCCGTATCGGACTTAAAGCCGTAAATGAAAACCTGATTTCTACAGGAGTTACTTCCGTTACAAGTCAGGAGTTTGGAACTCAGTCGCTTGCAATAAAATCTTATTATCCAAAACATACCTTTACGGTAAGCATTAAAAAACAGGTTCCGTTCATAAACCATACAAGATACCCTGATACCGAAAAGTATGCAAAGTATTCAAGGTATGACGCTTCAACTAATACGATTTTCCTCGGTGACGGTGAGTATATTTCTGGTGATGTCTCGCTAAATACTTCATCTGAACCTTATTCAGAAGTAGATATTGTAAGTGTAAATTTTGAACAAGTAACAAGTTCTCAGATTGAAGACGGGCTTTCATTTAAGCAATACCAGAGGGTTGCAGGCTCTTCCCCAGGAACGTCCGTAAATACACATCCGTTCCAGCTTCATCATAATCATGAATACTCAATTTACTCTTATTTACCAGCAGGAAGCTCTACATGGGAACATATAACTAATGGAATGGCAAATATGTACAACCTGAAAATTGAAGGCGACAAGTACATCGAAGTTCGTAATGAAACCATCAAGGAAACAACTTATGTGGGAAAACTTGTAGTCACTTATGTTGATTATGCAGGGCAATCAAACAAGGCAACCTTCAATATTCCAGTTTACGTTCAGGTTCGTAACTGCCCTTGTGCAGATGACGGAAGTTACTACAAGGCATACAAACAATAATTGATTTTAAGGAGAAAACAAAATGAAAAGATTTTTTAACGGCATTTTTCTTCTGCTTCTTCTTTCTCTCACAGGCTGCAGCTTTATTGCGTCCTTCACGGAAGAGCCGGAAGAAAACATAACACTCTCTTTTGATAAAAACAAGACTTCCTTGAGCATGGGCGCAATGGAAGTAATTAACGTAAAGGCTTCTGAAAAACAGAATTCAGCAAGTATTTCATGGTCTTATGATGATTCTGTCATCTTTGCAAAGACAGACAACTATTCTGCAGTCATTACGGGATTAAAGCCAGGAAGCACAACCCTTACAGCCCGATGCGGCTCTAATTCTGCTTCCTGCATTATTACAGTCTCTGCAGACAGCTATGCGGTAACTGTAACTAATCCTTACGTCTATGCCTCATCTGATTTTGTGAGCGTAAAGCCAAATGAAACTGTAAAAATCAGTGCGGCTCTTTTTGGCGGAACTGTTGCAGACATAAACGGTTTTTCATGGAGCATTGATAAGACTTCCGTAGCATCTTTATCTACAGAAGGAAACTATTGCTGGATTACCGGAATGAATGACGGAATTGCAAAAGTAACCGTTAAGCATAATAAGGCTGCTTACGGATATTCTGTTTTAGTAAACTGCTCATCAGACGGAACAAACCAGTGCTATATTACGACAACTGAAAATATCATTACTATAAACCTCAGTGAGGATAACACTGCTTCTTTTGCAATTGACTTGATGAATCCTCTTGTCTCTGATTATGCAAGCGGATTTACTTATTCTGTCGTAGATTCTCTTGGAAACGAAATGTCTTCAAAGCCAGTGGTCGTTTCTGGAGCCGGAAGTTTGAATGTGAGCCTTACAGCCTACAGCGTAGGGGAGTGCTATGTCCGCTGTAAACATCCTTCTGCAATTTATGACCTTGATGTTTTAGTTCGTGTAATTGAAAACGCAGAGACTGCATACATTGAGCCCTCCCAGACTCTTGTTACAGTTTCTGATGATATTTATCAGAACATTTCATTAAGTCTTTTAAACTATGCTGGCCATGTAAATCCTGCTTCTTACAGCTGGAGCTTTTCAGAAAATGCTTCTGAATATATAGATTATTCCATTTACAATGGGGAAGATGATGATACAGGCGATAACATCAATATCAAGGGAAAGAAGACTGGAACTGTTAAGATTACGGTTTCTTATCCTGGAGTTCCTTCAAGAAATATCATCGTGCTTGTAAGAAACATTGACAGCGAGGCAAGCGATGCTACTTACTACATATCTACAAGCCAGAATTACATCAGGATGAAAGAAGGCGATTCACCTCAACAGATAAATATATCACTTAAAAACGCTTCTTCAGATGAAATTTCAAACCTCAAATGGACTATTACAAATGATGCTGCAGACGGCTCTCGTGAAAAGGTCATCAATTGGAAAAGCGGAAACGGAACCGCTGTTCACAAATTTGCTTCAAGAAGCGTAATTGCTAATAACTCATCAGCTTATGCCGTAATTGAGCCTCTTAAAGAAGGTATGGCTTATATTGATATTTCTCATCCGAAAGCGATGTATTCTACAAGAATTACTGTTGTAGTAACAAAAGAAAATACTGTCGTTGAGAAAAAATCAGTTTTAAACCTTACTTCAAGCCCAGTATTGAATATCAAAAACGGGGAATCTTCTGAGATTGATGTTTCTTTTTCTGGTGATGGAGAAATGTCTGAAATTGTATGGCAAAGCGAAGGAGTAGCAACCGTTTCCGGCAACGCTAATCATGCCGTGGTAACGGCACCTCAAAGCGGCTCAGGAGGGTCAAGAAGCATAATTACCGTAACTCATCCTTATGCCACATACCCTGTCAAATACACTGTTGTCTGCTATGACAATGAAAGTGATTTTGAGCAGTATGCGGTAAAAACAATTTACTCATACTCAACCAATGAAACTATAAATACAGACAGTCAGACGACTCTTCATCTTGAGACTTCAGGATTTACTTCAGTTCCTCAGATTACATGGAATATAACGCAAGGAAGCTCTTGTGTGTCTTTATCAACGGAAAACCAGAATAAAGATGCCGTTGTGAACGGATTAAAGCCTGGAAAGGCTGTCATTAAGGCTTCTGTCTCTGGCTGTGATGACGTTACTTTTGTAGTAACTGTTGTCGCAGCAGGAGTTTTGAACCAGGATGCCGACTGCTATCTTTCTACTTCCTCAAACGTTCTTTACTTTGAGGACATCAATAAGTCGAAGTCTCTTTCTGTAGACTTATTCAATATTTCTTCAACAGAATATTCAAAGCTAAATTGGACTCTTTCAAACAGTAATTATGAAATTACTTACAACGGAAACCAGGCGACCGTTACTTCCATGACAAGTGAAGGTTCTGCAGTGCTTACAATAAGTCATCCGCTTTCACAGAATATTCTTACAGTCAACTTGAGAACCGGAAACCAGTTTGAATATAAAAACGAGGATTTCTGTTATATAACCACAAATCAGGATGTGTTCGAGCTTTATTCAGGTCAGGAAGAGGTCACTCTTGTCGCAACCCTTAACCATACGGAAGAAAGCGATGACGCTGCCGTTCCTCAAGGTTTTTCATTTGAATGTGAGGACAATACTGTCGCTTCGATCAGTTATGTAAACTATTCAAATACCTGCTACATAAAACCTTTGAAAAACGGAACGACTAAGATTTTTGTGCGTCACTCTGAAAGCGATTTTGAAAAGGAAGTTGTTGTAATCGTCAATAACGCTCCGAACGATTCTACAATCCCGTACCTTACAACGACAAACAATGTTATAACTGTTGTTCAGGGAGAGTATGCTACAGCAACCGTAACTTTGATGAATTCAAATACCGTTGACAACTCTGCCTGGCACTGGACTTCTTTGGATTCAAGAATATGTGACGTAATTGCTAACAACGGAACTTCTGCAATGCTAAGCGCAAACAGTCCTGGAACTGCAGAAATCAAAGTTACTCATAAAGACTGCCCTTATTCTCTAAAACTTATTGTTACAGTTTTTGATTCTTCTGTAATTGTTTCACGTCCTTATATCTCAACAAGTGCAAATATCATTACACTTCAAAAAGGCATGAGTACAACACTTACTGCAGAGATGATTGGCGGAAACACTGCAAGCGACAGTAACTACTTCCGCTTTGTAGGCTCTTCTTCATCAATGATTTTAGTAAACTCAGTTTCAGGTTCTTGTTACATTAAGGCATTGAACAAAGGCATGGCTTATGTAACTGTCTATAACTCACGCTATTCAGAAAGCTACAGTAAGACGGTTCTTGTTGTAATCGAGGATAAAATTGAAGACGGTGTTTACATTAAGCCTTCTACAAACATAATTAAGATAAAGCCTTCTGAAACAACGCTTACTACCGTTTCTGCAGAGCTTGTAAACGGGGAGGTTACTGACGGCAAAGACTTTATCTGGTGGGCTGATGACTATAACCTAATCGGTATTACTCCGGTTGCAGAACAGTGTTCTATTATGCCGACAGGTAAGACTGGTACTACAAAACTTCACATCAAGCACGCAAAGTCTTCAAAACAGGTTGATATTCTTGTAATGATAAGTAACTATGATACTTTTGCTTTCAGCCAGAAATCTGCAAACATAACAGCAGAAAAGCTTTATTTCTATCCTTTGCAGATTCCTTCAGTAGACGGTGATTTTGAGGTTCATTACTCATCTTCCAATGAAGATGTATGTCTGATTCAAGGCTCTAATGCCGTTGCCTGGGTATGCGGAAGAAGCTACGGAACGGCATCCCTTACGGCAAATATGACTTCATCTGACGGTACTGTTCTTGCTACAACCGAAATGCTCGTCTCTGTTACTGAAGTTGATCCTGCAGTTCCGGTCATCTCACTTGGAAACTCGATTCTTACCGTAGAAGCCGGAACCAGCCGTGTAATCTCTGCAACAATTACGGGAGAGGGAATTGAAGCGACAGAAAAGTTCAACCTTAAATGGAGCGTGAAGAATAAAGACAAGGGCATTTCTCTTATGGATGAAACGCCTGATAAGACTGCATACGGCTCAGACTGCTATGTGACTTTTAACTATGGCGGAGAATTTGTTCTTTCATGTACCCATGAGGCAACGGGAGCTAATGCAGACATTTATTTTATCGTAGAAGAGAAGGGTGAGATTGGAATTGAATTGAACTCTAACCTTGAGACTATGTTCAAGGATGACGGTTCTATTTCACTCACGGCTACTCTTACCAATGCTACAGAAGCTGATTATAAAAATATTACATGGTCTGCAGTAAAGGTAGGAGGACAGAACATCGTTGCAGTAAGCAAGGCAAAAGGTGCCATCTGTACCGTAACTCCAAAGAACGTTGGGCAGACAACCGTAATTGCAAAGCTTCCGAACGGAAACACTGCAAGCTGTATTGTAATCGTTAAGGCAAACACTGAAGTTACGATGGATGTGGGAAGCATTCACGTAATTCCTGGCTACACTGAGGTTATTAACTACAGGACAAATCCTGAAAACGCCACTATTAACTGGTATACTCAGATGACCACAGGCGCTTCTTCATTGTCTGGAAACATTACAAATTATTTCTCGATTGAAGATGATACTGCAAAAAGGCAGCTTCGTATAACAGGGCTTTTAGATTATCCTAACGGTGCTGCAGGAACCATTACAGCCTCTATGGTCGGAGCTTCTGCTGCAAACCTTCCGACAGTCAAGGTTTATGTTGAATATGATGTTGAAGTTAAGCTTCAGGATTTAGAGGGAAACAACCTCACGGTCGTTCAGAACACGGAGCCTGATACAAAGAACGTAAAGAAGTTCAACATTATTTATTATCCTACTGACCTTACGATTGACATCAAAAAGGACAGTAAAATTATTGCTTCCATTCCTAATGAAGGTAACAAGCCTCATACAACTACGCCCATTCCAGAGGTAACGGTCGGTGATGTTTCTAAGGAAATCATTACGGAAGAGGGCTTTGAAAAATGTAAAATGACAGTAACCCTGGTACCTCATACAGAATGCAGCTTTGACCTTTCTGTAAGCGGAACGCTTCCTTCTGATGAACACGGAGTTTACGCAGAGACAAAGACTTTCTATTACACAGCTTATTATGAAAAAGGCTATGATATTGAGCTTATAAACATGACACAAAACGGTGCCTTTACCCAGCCAATGTATGATTCTGAGGGTAAACTTACAAAGCTTGTTATTGGTGACGGTGAGGAAGCCGTGTTCTATCTTAAAATAAAGAACGAGAATGCAGCTGGAAAAATTCTGAATATAAAATCGGAACATTATGTGCCGGATTCTGGTAGTACTGGTGGTAGAAAAGATATTTATATGAATAATAACTCTTATGTAAGGCCTGGAACAAGCAGATTAGATAAGGCAAAAAATCTTTTTGAAGGTATTGAAAATAATGAAAATATCTATAAGATTTCTGCTAATAATTTGCCACCTAGTAAAGGACTTGTGTATCTTACTTCTGAAGCTGATGTCATTCCGAATGCTACTGTTTATCACCTGGGGCATGGCTGGGATTACTATAAGGATTTGCCGCAGGAAGTAACCGGAGATAACTGGTCTACTTATAGAAATAACAACAATTACTCAAACGATTTTATAAGAAACTTGAAAAACAAAGGAGTTGATTATTGGCTTGTTTCTAAAGAAATTGTAGTAAATAATGCCTATAGTTTTTTACATCCGGGAAAATCAAGATTTTCAAGTAAATGGGATGAAGGTGTTTCAAAGCAAAAAATTAGCAAGTTTTTACATTATGAATATAAGTTCAAGGGTTGGGTTGATTTAAAGTTGAGTTATAATCAAAAGTTGTGGATTGCCTGAGAAGGCATAGAAAAAGAGGTCTGTCTAAGGTATAGTTTTCTTTGGAAAAAAAAATAAACACCGAAGGAGACCTCTTATGAAAAGAATACTGGAAATTGAAGAAAATTCCAATAGTCCAACGATTGATTTGCTTGAAAAAGCAATCCGCGCAAGAGCACGTGAAGTAATTGAAAGTCTTTACGAGGATGAAGTTCAGCGTTTTCTTAATAAAACTTCTTCTATCGTAGACAAAACCGGAAACAAACTTGTAGTAAGAAACGGCTTTCACAAAGAACGGACAATTCTTACTACAAACGGTTACGTTACAGTCAGGCTTCCCAGAGTTGATGACCGTGCACTTGAAGAAAAGGATCGCTTTGTAAGCAAAGTCCTTCCTCCGTTTGCAAGAAAAACTCCGACAGTAGAAGCAATACTTTCCGCTGCCTACCTTGCAGGAATTTCTTCAAACAAGTTTTCAGCCATGCTCCATGATGTTCTTGGTAAAGAAGCAAAGGGCCTGAGTCCGTCAGTCATAACAAAGCTTACTGTAAAATGGCAGGCTGAATATGACGAATGGCGCAAACGAGATCTTTCCGGAAAGGAATACGTTTATGTTTGGGCAGACGGAATTTACGTAAAGTCCCGGCTTGACGGTGAAAAGACCTGCCTTCTGGTAATAATTGGCGTAACTGTTGAAGGCAAAAAAGAACTTGTGGCTGTACAGGCCGGAATTCGCGAGTCAACGGAAAGTTGGCGTGGAGTTTTGCTTGATTTGAAATTCCGCGGACTGACAAAAGCACCAAAATTGGCAGTCTGCGACGGAGCGCTTGGGTTTCAAAATGCAGTTGATGAAATCTGGGGCCAGCTAAAAATTCAGAGATGCTGGTTCCACAAGTCCATGAACATTCTGGACAAATTGCCTGACTGTGTGCAGACTCAGGCCACAAAAATGATTCGGGATATGTGGCAGGCAGACAAACGTGCAAACGCCTTGAAAGCCTACGACTTATTTATAGAAACTTTCGGAAAAAAATATCCGAAGGCAACGGAATGTCTTGAAAAAGACAAGGAGGATTTGTTCCGCTTTTATGATTATCCGGCGGAACATTGGGCTCACATTAGAACGTCGAATCCGATTGAATCGACATTTGCAACAGTCAGGTTGCGCCACAAGTCAACAAAAGGAAACGGCTCTTCCGCTGCTTCTGTTGCAATGGCTTTCAAGCTTTGTCTTCAGGCAGAGAAAAACTGGCGACGGCTCAGGGGATTTAAACAACTTGAACTTGTCGCCAAAAATATAATTTTTGTGGACGGTGAACAAATGAAGGCTGCCTGATGAAAAGACACTTTTTTTCAATCCACAACAATTGACAATAACTCTTTAAAGTTTAATAATGTAAATGTTTTCAGTATAAAAAATAATGATGATTCATATAACTATGATATAAGTAACAGTCTTTCTCCTTATTATAAAACTGTAATTCCTTTTGTTATTACTACCGAAGAACTTGTTTCTTCTAATTTAGTAAGACCTGATAAAGACCTTGATGTAGGTTATAAAAAAACAAAAGGGATTTTTTGGGATGAAAATTCATTTGATTCATTTGGACAAGGATGTAGTTCAAAAATAAAACTGTCAAAGTTAATAAGTTCTTATATTACTCCTACAGTTTCAAAAGAAAAAGAATCTGTAATAAGTCTTGGAAAAGCAAAACTCCAAATTCCTTATGAAGATGGTCATGGAGTTGAACAACATGATTTAGAGCTGAATATAGAATTTATTAAAAGAGAATGTGAAGCTTATACTTCAAATACTTGGATTAAAAAGGATGTTTCAGGAAAGCTACATTGGTATTTATCTGATAATCTTTATGACAGCTCTGCAGTTTCAACTCAACCTTACTTAAATATAATGGAGAACTATATTGAAAAAGAGGTTACAGAAGTTGTTGCAGATGTAAATGCACTTAAAGTTGAATATCAGTTATATCCTAAAGAAGCTTCTCTTACAGTAACAATTCCACCGTCAAATGGAACCGGAAATCTTAAGATTTCTTCTGGAGCAACGCTTGTTACAACACAGTCTGACGGAACTAAGATATATTCAATAACT
Proteins encoded in this window:
- a CDS encoding IS256 family transposase; translated protein: MKRILEIEENSNSPTIDLLEKAIRARAREVIESLYEDEVQRFLNKTSSIVDKTGNKLVVRNGFHKERTILTTNGYVTVRLPRVDDRALEEKDRFVSKVLPPFARKTPTVEAILSAAYLAGISSNKFSAMLHDVLGKEAKGLSPSVITKLTVKWQAEYDEWRKRDLSGKEYVYVWADGIYVKSRLDGEKTCLLVIIGVTVEGKKELVAVQAGIRESTESWRGVLLDLKFRGLTKAPKLAVCDGALGFQNAVDEIWGQLKIQRCWFHKSMNILDKLPDCVQTQATKMIRDMWQADKRANALKAYDLFIETFGKKYPKATECLEKDKEDLFRFYDYPAEHWAHIRTSNPIESTFATVRLRHKSTKGNGSSAASVAMAFKLCLQAEKNWRRLRGFKQLELVAKNIIFVDGEQMKAA